The nucleotide sequence ATGTATTAACTTCTAATTTAAATTCATTATTCATGAAAAAATATTATAAATCTAATGGTGAAACTGCGGAAAATGTAATAGTGGACGTATTGAATGGTAATGGAAAATCTGGATATGCAGGCAGAACAGGAAAAAAGATAGAGGCTGCACTTTCGTACAAATATAATGCTGCTAACTATGAAAGGGACAGTGAATATAGTTATATAATCAACAAAGACTTACAAACTCATCAAATAGAAGATTTAATCATGAGTTTAGATGAAAAGTATATCAAGATAAAATCAGAATTAGACCTCCCGACTCTGGCTAATGCTGTGATAATTTTAGGAAAAGAAGAAAATATACAAACTAAAATTAATATCCATGGTACAGACAAGGTAACTGGATCTGCTAAAAATATTTTGGTAAAAGACGGATATAAAAATGTTTCTACAGGAACTGAAAATGGTAATCTAACTGTAGTAGAATATAGATCAGAAGACTACTATATAGCCTATAAAGTAGCTAAGAAATTAGGAATACAAAATATGGTAGAAAGCAACAGTGGAAAAAATAACATAATTAATGTCTACATAAAAGAATAGGGGGAGCTATGTTAGAGAAATTAGAAAAGATAGTCGAAGCTATTGAAAGCAAGAAGGGACAAGAGTTAATAATCCTTGATTTTCAAGGAAAAAACTCACTATGTGATTATGCTGTAATATGTACAGGATCATCTAATAGAAATATAAGGGCTATCTCAGAGGAAGTAGAAGTTAAATTAATGGAATTGGATGAAAGAAGACTGCATATAGAAGGACAGGATGAAGCTCATTGGGTATTGATTGATGGGGATGATGTAATGGTACATGTTCTAGATCAAGAGACAAGAGATCTTTATAGATTAGAGGAGTTATGGGGATATGCTAATGTAGTTTTCCCTAGATTAGATGCTTAATTTTCTTATTCTGGTTTTAATCTTTCTAGAGAATTCTTTGGTGGTAACTTTTCCTTATAATATAATAGCTCTACCGTATTTAACATATTTAGCTTATAAAAGAGGTAAAAATGGGATATTTGAGGTTATATTAATCTGCCTGATAATATCTAAGGATAAAAATGTTTTGATAGAACTATGGATTATTTTTGTTATTATATTTATGATAAGTTATTTCTTGTCTAAGGTATTAGGATATGAAAAGATAAATATAGTTTATTATAGTTTGATACAATTTATTATTTATGGAACATATTTATATATAAAATTGCCGTATTTTTATCCCTATCAAGGGGTAATTATGTTTGGCGGATATCTGCTATTTAACTATAGTTTTATAAAAAAATTAAGGAAAAATATATGAAATTAAAAAGAAAAATGCTATCGGTAAAATTAAAAAGATCGGAAAAAGGAAGGGGAGAAAACTTCCTAATAATAGTTGCAATAATATATAGTTTGATCTTTGCACGACTTTTTTTTATGCAGATAGTAAAAGTAGAAAAATATAAAAAGATGTCTAATAAAAACAGTATTAAAGTAAAGAGAATAAACGGTTATCGTGGTAAAATATACGATTCAGAGGGAAAACTCTTAGTAAATAATGAAGCTGGATATAGATTAGTTTATCTAAATGAAAGAAAATATGATGAAAAAAAATTAGATGAGATGTCAAAACTTTTGGGATATGACAAAGAAGTGATAGAGAAGAAGATAAAGTATGGAGAAATCTATAATTATACTCGAGAAAATGTTATTTTTGATGATATTTCCAAAGAAAAAGCTCATAAGATAATAGAGAAAAATTCAGATTACCCATATTTAGAAGTTCAAATTTATTCTAAAAGAAAATATCTTCATGATTCCTTGGGATCTCATATTTTGGGGTATGTAAGAAACGTTTCTTCGGCTGAATATGAAAAAATGAAGGACAGCGGGTATAAAAAAGATGATATAATAGGGAAACAAGGAATTGAAAAAGAATATGAACCATATCTCAGAGGAGAAAATGGATATAGATATATTGAGGTAAACGCACATAACAGGTTTGTTAAAACTTTAGAAGAGAAAAGTCCTAAAATAGGAGATGATATCTATCTTACTGTAGATTTTGATCTTCAACAAAAAATAACTGATTACATGAACAAAAGAAAGATGAAGGGTGCTTTCGTCGCTATAGAACCAAAAACAGGTAGAATAATAACTATGGTAAGTAATCCTGAATATCCGCTAAATACTATAATTTCTAGAATGACAACTAAGGAATGGGACGATATCATGTTCAATAAAGATAGACCTTTAGAAAACAGAGCTATAACGGGTAGATATCCGCCAGGTTCAATATTTAAAGTTTTATCGGCCCTTGCTTTTTTAGAGGAAGGAATGAATCCTAACAAGGAATTCTTTGATCCTGGATACTACCAAATAGGTAAGTGGAAGTGGAGAAGTTGGAAAAGAGGAGGACATGGATATACAAACCTATCCAAATCTCTGATAGAATCTGTAAACTATTACTACTATAGAGCAGCAGACAAATATGGAAGAAAGAAGATGCTAGAAGTGGCGGATGCTTTTGGAATAGGTAGAAAAACAGGAGTAGATATCCCGGGAGAAAAACCAGGACTTTTGCCAGATAACGATTGGAAAAAAAGTAAATTAAAGGAACCTTGGTATACAGGGGACTCTATAAATTTGTCGATAGGACAGGGATACTTATTAGTAACCCCCCTTCAAATGGCAAAAGCTTATTCGATATTAGCTAATAAGGGGTATACTTATACTCCACACTTAGTTGAAAAAATAGTAACTGAAGAAGGAAAAATAAAGGAAATAAAAGGAGAGAGGGAGGAAGTAAAGTACAATAAGAGGTATATGGAAGAGATTAAAGAAGCCTTGGTACAAACTGTAGAAGCTAAAGATGGAACTGCAAAAAGATTGAGGACAGAGGGAGTAAGGGTGGCCGCTAAAACTGGGTCAGCTCAAAACTCAAAATATAAGAAGCCTCACTCTTGGGTTTCAGGCTATTTTCCAGCTGATAAGCCAGAAATAGCATTTACAGCTTTTATAGAAGGTGGCGGGTCCGGAGGTAAAGATGCAGCCGAAGTAGCCAAAATCTTTGTAGATGCTTATTTAGAAAAGGAAAAAAAGAATAAAAAATAAGGCAAGATAAAGGTTACTCTTAAATTAAAAGAGTTATGTTATTGTTAAATTTTTGAGAGAAAGTAAAGAAGCTTTTTCTCAAAAGTTAAGGAGGAGAAAAATGAATACAACGGAAAAGGTAGAGATGAATAAATCTTTATCTGATAATCCTGTAAAAAGAGTCAAAAGTTTTTTTAAAAGACCAAAAAAAACTGATGTTGAGACTGTGGAAAAATCAGAAAAATTAAAAAATCTAGAAAAATTAGAAAAATCAAAAATTGTAGAAGTAAAAAAAGAGACAGTAGCTAAAGATTCTATAAAGGATATAAAACATAGAAAAAAGGTTCATAAAGGACCTAAAAAAATAGTTACAAATGAGAAAGATACTCCTAAACCTAAGAAAAAAGAGGAAAAATTATTCGTTATACCTCTAGGTGGTTTAGATGAGATTGGGAAAAATATGACTTTATTTCAATATAGAGATGAGATCGTAATAATAGATGCAGGAATAGCATTTCCAGATGAAGCACTACCTGGAATAGATGTAGTAATTCCAGACTATAGTTATATAGCAAGTAACAAAGATAAGATCAAGGCACTTTTAATCACTCATGGTCATGAGGATCATATCGGTGGAACGCCGTATCTTTATCAAACTATTGACCATAATGTACCTATGTATGGTGGTAAATTAGCACTGGCTTTAGCAAAATCTAAATTTGAAAAGTCATCTTTTGGTAAATTTACACCTAAGATGAAGGAAGCTCGTGGAAGAAGTAAATTTAAGATTGGAAAATATTTTGAAGTAGAATTCATAAGTGTGACTCATAGTATCGCAGATGCATACGCTATCTGTATAAAGACACCAGCTGGAAAAGTACTTCATACAGGAGACTTTAAAATAGACTTAACTCCAGTTGATGGTGACGGAGTAGACTTCAGTAGATTAGCTAGATTAGGAGATGAAGGAGTAGATCTTTTACTTTCAGATAGTACAAACTCGGAATTAGAGGGATACACTCCATCTGAAAGAAGTGTAGGAGAATCTATAAGAAAGGAATTTGAAAAAGCTACTGGAAGGGTAATAATAGCTTCTTTTGCATCTCATATATATAGACTTCAGCAAATTGTAAATGAAGCTCATAGAGTTAATAGAAAGATTGCTGTAGAGGGAAGAAGTATGGTAAAGGTCTTCGATATTGCTTCTAAATTAGGATATTTAAAGTTACCAGAAGGAATAATGGTAAGTTTAAAGCAGATCGAAAAATTACCGGATGAGAAAGCAGTGCTGTTATGTACTGGAACTCAAGGTGAGCCACTAGCAGCTCTATCAAGAATAGCTAAAAACATGCATAAGCATATTAAGATCAGAAAAGGCGATACAGTAATAATATCTGCAACTCCAATTCCTGGAAATGAGAGAGCAGTTTATAATAATATAAATAATTTATTAAAAAATGATGCAGATGTTGTTTTCAAAAAAATAGCTGGTATCCATGTATCTGGACATGGAAGTCAGGATGAGCAAAAATTAATGCTTAACTTAGTTAGACCTAAAAACTTTATGCCTGTACATGGAGACTATAAGATGCTTATAGCTCATAAAAAAACAGGGATGGAGACTGGAATACCTGAGGAAAGAATAATTATAGCTACAAACGGAAGCAGAGTAGAGGTAACTAAATCTTATGCTAAATTAGCAGGGAAGGTAACTTCTGGAATTACATTAGTAGATGGATTAGGAGTAGGAGATATCGGTAAGATAGTTCTTAGAGACAGGCAGCAGTTAGCTGAAGATGGTGTAGTAATAATAGTGCTTACTATCGATAAAACGACTGGTAAATTATTAGCAGGACCGGATATAGTTACTAGAGGTTTTGTTTATTCTAAAGATGCAGATATCATGATCAATGAAGCTAAGGTAATTATCAGAGAAAAAATAGTAGCTTTAAAAGAAGAGGATGCTAAAAATTGGTCAACTTTAAAAACTATAACAAAAGATACAGCTAATAAATTCTTCTATGAAAAGATCAAGAGATCACCGATCATCTTACCAATAGTAATGGAAGTTTAGTAAAAATAGGATTTTTAAAATAAAAAATATAAGGGCAGCATATATGACTGCCCATTAATTAAAGAAGAGGACGGTAAAAAATGAAATTAACAAGTAAAAAAAGAGCATATTTAAGAAAAGCAGCACATGACATGTCACCATTAGTAAGAGTAGGAAAAGATGGATTTAGTGAAAATATAGTAAAAAGTATACTAGATGCAATCGAAAAGAGAGAGTTAATCAAAGTAAAAATATTACAAAATTCAGAAGTAGATAAGAAAGAATTAGCTGCTGAATTAGCTGAAAAAAGTGGTTGTGAAGTAGTAGGAATAACAGGAAGAATTATCACTTTATACAAAGAAAATAAAGATCATCCAGTAGTATCTGAAGATCTTAGAAGAATATAACTAAAAAGTTTAATTAGGGGTTTAACATGGATAAAAAAAAGCTGATAGAGGGGTTAACAATTAAATCTAATGAAATTAGAAAAATAATAATTGAAACAGTGAGTAAAAATGGAGGGCATATTGGCCCTAATTTAGGAATTGTGGAGTTAACCTTGGCAATCCATAGTGTTTTTAACTCACCTAAAGATAAAATATTATTTGATGTTGGGCATCAATCCTATGTACATAAATTACTGACTGGAAGAAAAGATAGGTTTTCTACCCTTCGTCAAAGACACGGGATAGGACCATTTACAGACAGGGCTGAATCTCCCCATGATCATTTTATATCTGGTCATGCAGGATCAGCTC is from Psychrilyobacter atlanticus DSM 19335 and encodes:
- the rsfS gene encoding ribosome silencing factor, coding for MLEKLEKIVEAIESKKGQELIILDFQGKNSLCDYAVICTGSSNRNIRAISEEVEVKLMELDERRLHIEGQDEAHWVLIDGDDVMVHVLDQETRDLYRLEELWGYANVVFPRLDA
- a CDS encoding LytR C-terminal domain-containing protein; protein product: MAKRQKKSKLLSIIIFLVITLIGLLYMNINNNNKRIIDLPRYMVIGKENVFVVYEDKLSLSIPFDIQLNGEKTIADLNKVGNYRGIMDGINELLPEKVDSFEVVKNGEVRLNVAYKYNVPEVVIEDKRYVLTSNLNSLFMKKYYKSNGETAENVIVDVLNGNGKSGYAGRTGKKIEAALSYKYNAANYERDSEYSYIINKDLQTHQIEDLIMSLDEKYIKIKSELDLPTLANAVIILGKEENIQTKINIHGTDKVTGSAKNILVKDGYKNVSTGTENGNLTVVEYRSEDYYIAYKVAKKLGIQNMVESNSGKNNIINVYIKE
- the yhbY gene encoding ribosome assembly RNA-binding protein YhbY, with product MKLTSKKRAYLRKAAHDMSPLVRVGKDGFSENIVKSILDAIEKRELIKVKILQNSEVDKKELAAELAEKSGCEVVGITGRIITLYKENKDHPVVSEDLRRI
- the mrdA gene encoding penicillin-binding protein 2, with amino-acid sequence MKLKRKMLSVKLKRSEKGRGENFLIIVAIIYSLIFARLFFMQIVKVEKYKKMSNKNSIKVKRINGYRGKIYDSEGKLLVNNEAGYRLVYLNERKYDEKKLDEMSKLLGYDKEVIEKKIKYGEIYNYTRENVIFDDISKEKAHKIIEKNSDYPYLEVQIYSKRKYLHDSLGSHILGYVRNVSSAEYEKMKDSGYKKDDIIGKQGIEKEYEPYLRGENGYRYIEVNAHNRFVKTLEEKSPKIGDDIYLTVDFDLQQKITDYMNKRKMKGAFVAIEPKTGRIITMVSNPEYPLNTIISRMTTKEWDDIMFNKDRPLENRAITGRYPPGSIFKVLSALAFLEEGMNPNKEFFDPGYYQIGKWKWRSWKRGGHGYTNLSKSLIESVNYYYYRAADKYGRKKMLEVADAFGIGRKTGVDIPGEKPGLLPDNDWKKSKLKEPWYTGDSINLSIGQGYLLVTPLQMAKAYSILANKGYTYTPHLVEKIVTEEGKIKEIKGEREEVKYNKRYMEEIKEALVQTVEAKDGTAKRLRTEGVRVAAKTGSAQNSKYKKPHSWVSGYFPADKPEIAFTAFIEGGGSGGKDAAEVAKIFVDAYLEKEKKNKK
- a CDS encoding ribonuclease J; the encoded protein is MNKSLSDNPVKRVKSFFKRPKKTDVETVEKSEKLKNLEKLEKSKIVEVKKETVAKDSIKDIKHRKKVHKGPKKIVTNEKDTPKPKKKEEKLFVIPLGGLDEIGKNMTLFQYRDEIVIIDAGIAFPDEALPGIDVVIPDYSYIASNKDKIKALLITHGHEDHIGGTPYLYQTIDHNVPMYGGKLALALAKSKFEKSSFGKFTPKMKEARGRSKFKIGKYFEVEFISVTHSIADAYAICIKTPAGKVLHTGDFKIDLTPVDGDGVDFSRLARLGDEGVDLLLSDSTNSELEGYTPSERSVGESIRKEFEKATGRVIIASFASHIYRLQQIVNEAHRVNRKIAVEGRSMVKVFDIASKLGYLKLPEGIMVSLKQIEKLPDEKAVLLCTGTQGEPLAALSRIAKNMHKHIKIRKGDTVIISATPIPGNERAVYNNINNLLKNDADVVFKKIAGIHVSGHGSQDEQKLMLNLVRPKNFMPVHGDYKMLIAHKKTGMETGIPEERIIIATNGSRVEVTKSYAKLAGKVTSGITLVDGLGVGDIGKIVLRDRQQLAEDGVVIIVLTIDKTTGKLLAGPDIVTRGFVYSKDADIMINEAKVIIREKIVALKEEDAKNWSTLKTITKDTANKFFYEKIKRSPIILPIVMEV